The Anomaloglossus baeobatrachus isolate aAnoBae1 chromosome 10, aAnoBae1.hap1, whole genome shotgun sequence genome has a segment encoding these proteins:
- the IFITM10 gene encoding interferon-induced transmembrane protein 10 — protein MENKAYKVEGTWHLPQCKHTLERDKKKTKPPPGTVSVATGKSGPAVTVIEISPETTEVNDYYLWSIFNFVYLNFCCLGFIALAYSLKVRDKKLLNDLTGAVEDAKTARLFNITSSALATLTIIIVLLYLRSPPAHY, from the exons ATGGAAAATAAAGCATATAAAGTTGAAGGTACGTGGCACCTACCACAATGTAAACACACCTTGGAGCGTGACAAGAAGAAGACCAAGCCTCCTCCAGGGACAGTGTCTGTGGCCACCGGTAAAAGTGGACCTGCGGTTACAGTCATAGAGATTTCCCCTGAGACAACCGAGGTAAATGATTATTACCTATGGTCCATCTTCAACTTTGTCTACCTGAACTTCTGCTGCCTGGGCTTCATCGCGCTGGCCTACTCTCTGAAG GTCAGAGACAAAAAACTCTTGAATGACCTCACCGGGGCTGTAGAAGATGCAAAGACGGCACGACTGTTCAACATAACAAGCTCAGCGCTTGCCACTCTCACCATCATCATCGTGCTGTTGTACCTGCGCTCTCCGCCCGCTCACTATTAG